aaaaggagtttttgatgtattttgcaaaGAGTTgccaattgtaaatgacagtgtaggcttttttgcatgagtggtgcaaacaGTCACGTGACCAGAGCTGTTTAATTCCACTATGCTCCTGGAAAgattatgtctgtcaaaactccataaaaagaagcgaataaatcctgtcataatacacttacaactaccgtATTTTGTACATCATTTGAATTGAGATGTGtggtgttcattttctgttgttcaactctgtggggtaggttttgtgtgaatgactgaaaaatacatctggatgaagcatattttgtccactcatgtttataaagagattgcgattaattgcgattaactacaaaacgcgattaaatattttaatcatttgacagccgtaatatatatatatatatatatatagtaatccTTCTCACTGCAGGTACACGAGCACAGGCGACAAGTCGTCCTGTTCGTGTCTCGCAGAGTAGAACCATCCGCTGAAAGTGTATCTCGATGGCGAAGCGGAGAGGGTTTCCTAGACGAAGTTTACTACGAAGAAATATTCGTAGTCGTGAAGGAAGAAAAATTTGAAGTAATGGTGACTGAGTGCCCACTTATATAGGCCGACTGCACGCCTAAAGGGGCAAAGCTCAgatcaccattgccaatcagaagattggcaTTATTTtacaagggtttcaactaggtcgtcaaTGAATGTATTTCCCCATACTGCTTACatcaatgtcgagtgaactgaattgaaagggaactatggttactacagacTACgatattggtagcactttattataaggttacatttgttaatattagcaaAGCATaatgtatcattaactaacaatgaacaaaatactttttacagtatttattaatctttattaatgttagttaataaaaataggcCTACAGTTTTTCAttattagtttatgttagttcatagtgcatttactATGTATACAACTTTAGATTTTAAAActcatatgttaaaattaacattaaccaaggttaataaatgttgtaaaaatattattaattgttagttcgtgttaactaatgttctcaactaatggtaacaaatgtaaccttattttaaagtgttaccataatattactatagttaaaccatagttaaactatagtatttgcatagtaaaaccatgatacccaTAAAATTATGGttttatcactatggtttcactacggatatgatggttaaaatatggttactgtattaaaaccatggtaaatttatagagggaatgcaaaactatttcagaaaaaaaaattcccgCTCTTTCCTCTCAGGGGCtccataattttattatttgaatatatgtaggtattttgtatttatactatttattgaattcatattatttatgaattgtaTAACATATGCTTCTTATTGATTGCgtcttatatatacaggtgcatctcaataaattagaatgtcgtggaaaagttcatttatttcagtaattcaactcaaattgtgaaactcgtgtattaaataaattcaatgcacacagactgaagtagtttaagtctttggttcttttaattgtgatgattttggctcacatttaacaaaaacccaccaattcactatctcaaaaaattagaatatggtgacatgccaatcagctaatcaactcaaaacacctgcaaaggtttcctgagccttcaaaatggtctctcagtttggttcactaggctacacaatcatggggaagactgctgatctgacagttgtccagaagacaatcattgacacccttcacaaggagggtaagccacaaacattcattgccaaagaagctggctgttcacagagtgctgtatccaagcatgttaacagaaagttgagtggaaggaaaaagtgtggaagaaaaagatgcacaaccaaccaagagaactgcagccttatgattgtcaagcaaaatcgattcaagaatttgggtgaacttcacaaggaatggactgaggctggggtcaaggcatcaagagccaccacacacagacgtgtcaaggaatttggctacagttgtcatattcctcttgttaagccactcctgaaccacagacaacgtcagaggcgtcttacctgggctaaggagaagaagaactggactgttgcccagtggtccaaagtcctctttccagatgagagcaagttttgtatttcatttggaaaccaagatcctagagtctggaggaagggtggagaagctcatagcccaagttgcttgaggtccagagttaagtttccacagtctgtgatgatttggggtgcaatgtcatctgctggtgttggtccattgtgttttttgaaaaccaaagtcactgcacccgtttcccaagaaattttggagcacttcatgcttccttctgctgaccagctttttaaaagatgctgatttcattttccagcaggatttggcacctgcccacactgccaaaagcaccaaaagttggttaaatgaccatggtgttggtgtgcttgactggccagcaaactcaccagacctgaaccccatagagaatctatggggtattgtcaagaggaaaatgagaaacaagagaccaaaaaatgcagatgagctgaaggccactgtcaaagaaacctgggcttccataccacctcagcagtgccacaaactgatcacctccatgccacgccgaattgaggcagtaattaaagcaaaaggagcccctaccaagtattgagtacatatacagtaaatgaacatactttccagaaggccaacaattcactaaaaatgtttttttttattggtcttatgatgtattctaattttttgagatagtgaattggtgggtttttgttaaatgtgagccaaaatcatcacaattaaaagaaccaaagacttaaactacttcagtctgtgtgcattgaatttatttaatacacgagtttcacaatttgagttgaattactgaaataaatgaacttttccacgacattctaatttattgagatgcacctgtatatattagaGCACACAGGAAGTGCTCACTGAGGGTCAAACACTGAAGCACTGCTGCCTCCTGCTGGTTTGAGAGCACAATACAGTCCTAAAGATAAGATCACTGCCACGTGGTCTGTTTCAGGATGTTTATTTTGACTCATGTTTTATTCAGTTAATACTGCAATTTCATTGCAACTTTAATTTGGTGTTGAAAAGCACACAAACTTGTTGGTGTGTCGCTGCCACATTTCATCTTAAGAAGGACAACTCGGAGCACAGATAAACaatgtaaaattttatttcaaataccGCAAAACAAATTGACTTTGTTTGATATTTAACATACACTCTCTGTACATTTATTGACATCAGGACCTCTCCCCTTGCCCCTCCACAGTTATATGACATCACCACTTTCGCATAATGATCCGGTTTACACTGGAGAGGAACAGAGATGTTGCTTCACGTCCTGATTAAAGATGCAAGCTTGTGAGAATGACACAGGAAATGCCATCATCATGTGTGATGTGTGTATTTATGAGAGCACAAACACATCTCCATATATCACTCTATTTACTGTACAAATTTCATACATTAATAAATTTAACTTGTACATTATATTCCAAGACCgtgttttgtgttctgcagaagaaagtcatacgggtttagaacaacatgaaggtgagtaaatgatgacagaaatgtcagtTTTCGGTGGACTAttgctttaaagagacagttcagtgtttttttacttgtgtgtgtgtgatacacaCTGCCTCATTCTTTCAGTCGAGTGTGTTTTAGCAGCTACACATTACAAACACAAACcagtttgagtgtgtatgtgtgcatccAGCTCtctacagtaaacatacagtCTGTGTGTTCAGTGATTGTGTGCATGTACGGTTTCAAGACAACTTGTAAAATAATGATAAGAGGATAGTGAGTGAAGATTGATCTGCTCCACCAATCGGCAACTTGTTTGTGTAATTAAAAGCCTTCAGGGTTGGAGAAACCATCATTTAAACAAACACTGATCCCAAAATGATCCCAAGAATAACCACTTTTCTACATGTACATCTGTGTCCGTGTGTGTGCAGCAGCATTCATGAAGAGCCCAGCTGGgcggagagtgtgtgtgtgtgtgtgtgtgtgtgtgtgtgtgtgtgtttatccagCTAGTTTGCTGGTGAGTATGGAGGTTTTCCTCTGAGGCAAGTCTTGTGGTGTGGGGATGTGGTCTCCAGTCACCAAGTTCTTATCAGGTCCAACAGCTGCCACTAAATGTTTGCTCTTCATGTTAGCCTTCGCCATGTTATAATCACCGGAGTCAAAGTACTTTTGCtagaagaaaagagagaaaagatcTTGACATGAATACAAAGTCTTGATTATTTAGATGCTGCATTGCATGTTAATGTAGAATGATTCTAGTTTTGCTCAGGTTGAGTGTGTGACAGACAGAATTTGTACTCACTCCTTTCTGTAATCTTTTCATCAGGAAGTCCGAGCCGCCAGGTTTTTGTCCCAGGTTTGGATATTTTGCCTTCAGCTTGGCCTCTTCAGCCAGTAGTGGGTTACAGTTCTTCTCTTGACAATCCTGCAATTTAGTAATTGTTTCTGCTATAATCATTGTACGTAAGCCTAATGTCATCAgacattcacaaaataaataatactgcCAGTGCCATCAAATCAGTAATATAATAGTCAAACACATCTCTACATACAGTAAATCAGACAATAATCAA
The sequence above is a segment of the Myxocyprinus asiaticus isolate MX2 ecotype Aquarium Trade chromosome 34, UBuf_Myxa_2, whole genome shotgun sequence genome. Coding sequences within it:
- the LOC127425124 gene encoding alpha-endosulfine-like, which produces MSENQDTENQLESEEKQDCQEKNCNPLLAEEAKLKAKYPNLGQKPGGSDFLMKRLQKGQKYFDSGDYNMAKANMKSKHLVAAVGPDKNLVTGDHIPTPQDLPQRKTSILTSKLAG